From Deltaproteobacteria bacterium:
TGCGCTACGCCGGCACTGCGTCACCCGTTGGGTGGATGCACCACCGGCCATTCTTCCGGCGAGGGATGACTTGGCAATCGTCTCGGCACCGATTTGCGATGCAGAAGGCAAGCGCCTGGTGGCGCAATGCCTCGCCGCTGACCCGGCGGCGCGGGTACGTTTTCAAGCCCAGTTCGCTGAGCTCATTTATCGGTTCGCTGCCCACGCCGGCGCCTCGGAGCGCAGCGAGCCGGGTGATTTCTACCTCTACCTGTTCGAGGACGGTCGGCTCTACCGCCGGCTGCGCTCGTACGAAGGTCGGGCGGGTCTCGGCCCGTTCTTGCGCGGTTTCATCCTGCCCGACCTGTTCAAGCAGTTTCAAGAGATGAACCGCAAACGGGCACTCGACACGGTGTCATTGGATTCCGACTGCGTACGCGAGCCGGCGATGGTGCCGTGGGCCGCCGAACCGGCGGACGCCGCCGGTCACAACGACGCAGCGCGGAGTGGCGCGGATCTCTTGTTCGATCTCAGCCCAGAGAAGCGGCTGCTGGTGAAGCTGCTCTACGTCGAGGACTTCGAGTTGGAGCCGGGCGACATCCAACTGCTGGCTCGGCAAAGCCGGCGCTCGGTGCGCGAGGTGGTGGAGCGGATCGAGCGTG
This genomic window contains:
- a CDS encoding sigma-70 region 4 domain-containing protein, with protein sequence MAIVSAPICDAEGKRLVAQCLAADPAARVRFQAQFAELIYRFAAHAGASERSEPGDFYLYLFEDGRLYRRLRSYEGRAGLGPFLRGFILPDLFKQFQEMNRKRALDTVSLDSDCVREPAMVPWAAEPADAAGHNDAARSGADLLFDLSPEKRLLVKLLYVEDFELEPGDIQLLARQSRRSVREVVERIERARESVRAREIARRERMDEAESAAQWVLRYERDLRGMTNELGNVPPQSTRAARLREQQAELERKRGWRQQQRERALAESRRAMVTLRYREIAEILGVPVGSVSAQVTRVRQELLRLAAQQASSQAASPSPIGRGSE